GGAAGGATTTCAGAAGAACATGGCAGTGGTTCTATGTTATGGATGCTTTTGGCAGGTGCCAGTAGTTTGCTAGCCATTGCAGACAGCTTGCTCAACAATGCTGGTTCTTTGGTACATTTTCTACACTTCAAGCTGTTCAACAAACTGCACCTCTTGGCAGAGAGCCTTGGCATACGTACAAATCTCATGGCTATTTCCTTTTCCACTGTTGGTGGTTTGCATGTAAAGTATAAAGATTTGAGGAGTGTATTTTCCTGGCTAGGGGGCATTTCTGAGGGAGTCTCCAAAAAAgttgaacttttattttttttcatttttcttactgtttctaCTTGATACGAAGTGGGAACTTTTTTGCACGTCCTTCCAGGCTgtctttttaatggaaaaggtCCTCTTAATTTCTTTGTAGTTCCAAAGGCACCGGGAATTCCATTATAGTTTAAATTAAGGTTCaggttttccatttctgaatcCTGAGTCTTCAAAAACTGTGAACTAATTGTATCAGGGGTAATCTTTGGCCTTTTGAGTTCTTGTAAAGTGCTATGTAGtttattttcactgcttttgaaagcaaaaatctCCTCTGAAGGACCTTGAAACTTTGTATTTCTTGCCATCACCAACTCAGTTGAAGAACTGCATAAAAGTTCTGAACTGTCCAATATGCTTGGTTGCAGTGTGacttttgctttcacttggtATTCCGACTTCTTTTCTTGTTGTGCCTTCTCTGACAAATGTACCTCCATCTCCTCGTACTTTTTCTTTCGTTTAAGTGCCTGACATTTCTCTACTTGATCAAGTCTCTCCAAACCTAAAGCCTTATTTTCCTTGCAAACTGAATAAACTGGTATAGTGTCTTGAAATcctgtaattttctttaaattatctTTGCTCTGCGCATTTAATTTGTAAGGCACACATACTTCATGGCAAACACAATTTGGTGATGCTTCTTTGCAACTGTTTGATAGTATATTCTTAGACGGATAAAATGGGGATGTTGTATTATATGGGAATTCTGGTGAAATTTCTGTGTCAGGTGCATTTTCAGTTTGACAGTCTTGCACAGTTTCTGAACACTGACTGATACCTGCTAAGTGTGCAAGCTTTgtagtattttttccttcttttgaaaAATTTAGGTTAGATCTTGTGatttcttcaaaaacattttcacaattCTCAATACTGACAGGGACCATTTTGCTACCAGATTCTTTTGTACCTTCTAACAAAGCCCATCGGAAATCTCCTCCATCAAGGAAAGGATGTATGGGCAGCTGTTTTCTAGGAGCTATTTCTCTTTCAATCTTCTCTTCTACACATGCATTCTTAAACTTCCGTTCACAGTCACCACCTTCTGGTAAGGTCACATCCATGTCTTTTCCAGCTAGAACACATCGTGATTTGCTGTCAGAAAGGCTTTCTTCAAGAGTTTCTTTACCTTCTCTTCcacatctgttttcttgttcttttagTTCTGTTGTCTCCACCTGAATTAGATCACTGATGAAGCCCACGCATCCTGAAGAGTCGGCATTTCTTATACCATTTAAAGAGTCAAAATCCACTCCCTTCTCTTTTACAGTTCCTTGAAAACCATCTTTCCTTACATATTTATGAATCAACGGAGGTAGGTCATCACctttttttaacagtttctcTTCACTTTGACTAGAGACAACTGATGTTTTAGTTTCTTCCACAGAAGTAGCCACAGATTGTAAACCTGTGTTTGGTGGTTTGTTTAAACTTTCTAGATGCTTGCTGCCTGGAACTGGGCCATTAAACTCACTTTGATGTGCAAGAAACTGATTTTCCATTGGACACAgagtcttttctgttttggtaGCATGTCTCCTTCGAATATTCACGTTGCTGAGTAATGGACAATCACAGATTGAAGTGCTATACTCAGAAGGGTTAGCTGTGAGTGATGACACTTCTTTCTTCTCATATGTGCCTAGTTCTTTCATCTTCGGGCCTAATGGAGAGTTGCAAAATCCAAAATtatgaacacatttttttttgttcagataTCTGACTAATAGCTCTTCACTAGTCTTACTTCTCCAACTGCATTCAGGAGCCTTTGGAGAACTCACAGGTCTTATTTTATCAAATTCATCTGTCTGGAGAGCACACATGCTAATTTGTTCTTTTGCCTTATCTTTGCCACAAATAATTTCACTGACATCTGTTACCTTATAAAGATCAAATCGTTTCACATTTCCAAACttcatattattatttgaaaCCTCATCTCCTACCAAGGTAGCAGTAGGCTCCTCTGCAGTGTAAGTTgagcaaaacatgttttttgctGTGGAAATGTCATTTATCCCATGCAGAGCTACATCTCTGTTGCCCAAGTGATCTTCAGAAGGAAGAGATCCACATGCCAAAGGGAAGCGTTCTTCCAGAAAGACGACAGCCTTTTTACCATTACATCCAGATGAAGCTTCTCCTTCCAAACTATCATTTTCTTCAATCTTCATCTCAATGTCAGCCTTAAAAGAATGACTGCTTGGGAGAGCATCGTCTCTATGTGTACTCCCTGATAAAGTACAGGAAGTACTGGCAACTGTACGCCAGTATTTTACGCTCTGATTATTACAATGCCATGTGTCACTATGTTCATTTTCTAAACCGGTGTCCACACTTTCTATATTCCCTGCTAAAGACTTTTGGAAATTTTTTCTTATCATATTAGGAGCATCAAAAGTCTTGAGATTTACTGAAGACTCAAAATTGTCTCTATGAAGTACAAATTCAGCAACTTGTTCCTCTGTTGTCCCAGAAGCACCAACTGATTCTTTTCCAAATAGACTATCCTGAGCCTTGTCCCTGCTTGCAACTTCATTAGTACAAGGAAGACACTTGTTACAGTGAGGTTCTCTTGATTTTTGTGCAACAGGAGGTAGAGTTACACTTAGTGTATAAATCAAATCAGTTTCTTTGCCAGTGGACAAAGTGTCATTACTATTGGCTTCTGTAGAGTCAACTAAACTGCCAGCCAACTCTTCTGACTTTGTATTACTCTCAGATTCCTTTTCAAACAATTGTACCTGAGGTGACCCTTTCTCTACCTTGGTAGTATGGTCCAGACAGCTATGGCTACTGGGATGAGAAGTTTTACTGTAAGAATTATAAATGCATACATCTGTCTGCCTAATTTCATGGGAACTAATACTGTTCATTTCCTTCAATagtctcttttcttttgcacCATCCTTGCATAGGTCACTGACAGAGAATTGCCAGTGGTCCTTCTTCCACTTATCAACTTCTGATGGGAccattttaatcttttcttttgagaaattcTCAGAATATGAAGGAATAGAACTAAAACCTGAAGAATGACCATGCTCAGAATTAGCACCCTCTGGAGCTTCAGGCAAGCTACCAGCTTCAATGTTACTTCCCACAGCAATTTTCCTTTGAGTTTCAGCAGCTTCTTCACATTCAAAGCTGTAATATTTACCTATGTTATCATTTTCTTCCCTACAATCAGTTTGAGCACTAGATAATTCTTTGTTCCTTACCACTGAGAGATGCTCTAATGGCATGAATGCATAGGTACAATTTTCTACAAACCCAGTTCCGTGATCATAATTAGTCTGACTTTCCATGTTTTCAGGAAGATACTTTTTTGGGGTTTCATTGATAATTTTATGCATTGTAGTACTAATGTTTTCTAGCAATATATTTCTAGAGTCCAGATAACAGATGCTTTTTGGAACTGAACATAAACCTTCCAAACTTTCTATGGAGAGCATTCTACCACTTTCTACTGATGACAATCTATTGAGTTCATTCTGTTTAGGTAGAGGAACAGTACAGAAGTCATGaacattgttttcttcatcCTGCTGATAAGTCTGGCAATTAGCAAGTGATGTACTGAATTCATTAACAGGATTTTGTCTGGGTAACTTATCTTTTCTAATCTCCAAAATAGATACAACATTGCCACCTGTTCTCAACCCATTATATTCACTTATTTCTTGTGGTTCTGTGGCTGTTTCAATGTCCATTACTTTTAAAGGCTCTGAAAAATCTAACAAGCTGGTTTCTGAAATTCCAGCTCCGCCCATGACTGTGTCTACATCTGAACATTGATTGCTCTCAGGTGGAAGACCTCGACTCACACTGTCATTCTCGTATTCTACTTTACTAAATATCCTAGTCCCATCAGCTGTCATACCTTGTATGTCTTCAGTGGGCTTTGGAAGAATTTCAGCTGTCACCTGAACATTTGCTTGGTTTTCTTCtgcataagaaaaataacacagatcAGCACCATACACTGAATGGAGAAGGCATTCAGCTTACTATGTTCCTCTTAGCATTATACACAATATTGTGTGTAGTCTTGGTTTTCAAAACTTATTCAAAGAAATTGAATTCATTGAGAAATGATGCTTGCAATGCTAATACAAGccttaaaaaaagcaaacaaacaaccccaCCATAAATCTAATATAACAAACTCAATCCTTTTCAATACACACATTCCACGTGAGCAGGAGACATCCAAAGACCTGTATTTTTCAGATTCCTCTAATATCAGACTAGGCACGTAAGTGTAGTAATagcaagatatatatatatatatatatagtccaGCTACAAAGCGTAAGGAAATGCAAAACGTCTGCTATTAACAAGAGCTTCTGCTTTGGCATAAATAAGTACTCCACGGAAGTAACTAAACCCTATCTTTTACATAAAGGGTCTTCAGGAAAGTGCATATGCTATTCTGAAAAAGCAATGGATTAAGTTTGGATACTGTTCAAACTACACAGGGTAATAGCTTCTACTATAGAACAAAGTAAATGAGCTCTCTTACTCATCAATTTTAAATCACCAAAAAGGCATCTGTGAGAGAAGCAGGGGACAGATAGGGATGTAAAACTAAAAATGCACCTTTGTTCTTCAGAGATCCTGCTACTTCAGCGCAACAGCTTCTTGAAGACTTCACCTTATACTGGTTTAGGTGAGGATCCTCCTGAAACAGGACAAAAGTATCAGCAGAGTTTGATCAATTTGCTGAAGCATTTTGCACATTTCAGGGACTGTACCTGCTCATCTAGCTTGATTCTGTCAATAGGACAGACACCCTGAAGGCTAAGAGCACATCAGCCCTTGCACAGAAGCAGACTCGCTTTGCAACTAGTTCATGCAAGCACTTGTAATTTCTTTCTGATCCTATCAACCAACAGCACCTCACCGTTACACAGTGATGCATCCAGAACAGATTTGTGTTTAGAAGCAGTAAAATCTTCCCACACAAGCAACTAAAATGTAAGTGACTTAAATGGGTATTGTCGCAAATGTGAGTGTCAGAAGAATAATCCAGTCACCAAGTCTATCTCACATCCCCAAACCAGTCCTGCATGCCTCTGGTAAGGTGCacaccttttcttttatttagtaGAACTTGCCTTGTATCATTCCTTTTCTTGGCTCAAAACCACATAAACCCAGGAACATGCAACCTAGgtctgctttggaaaaaaacaaagaagcaaatcATCAAAAACCTCACCACCAAGCTCCCTGCACATTTCAAATATGTGAAAGGCCATCTAGGAAAACTGACTATGGAACAttttatggtttttattttcataactcttcaaataaatcaaacagtaatcaaaaaataagaattaaaaccATAAAGTATTTTGGTATTATGCAACATCCAGTAATAATTGTAAATTGTGCACCTTATTTCCTGGCTGGTATATGTTCAGTCACAgtaccttttttcttccccgtgtttttttgtatttgtgaaaactttttaaaagttaaagaaaactGATAAAGAGTCactaaatatttcaatttttaataaagagTTTTGTGACTCTTCAGTTTTTAGTAGAGTATTTGGCACATTTTCTAGCAAGTCTTTCCCTAGAAGTATTGTTTTTATCATCAGTCTTTGCCAgagtggagaaaaaacaaaccatgacCATGGGAGATTCTTGTTTTGAGAACATTAACAGTGAACTCTTGCCTCATTACAAACAATAATTccaaaaatgaagaagaatcTTTAATTTTAGATAGAAAACTTAAATGCTAGACTGCATCATTAAAACACTATGACCAGACTGAAATAACTATTAGTTAGTGATTAGTACCTTGACCAGGGATGGTACCTGTGAAATTCACTGTACCCACAGAACATGGGCACTGGGTAACGATGCTTTAGTTACCAGTTCTTCCTTGTTACATACCTGCCTCCTAACACTCCATCAGGATTTAGCAAagtttggtattttaaaatactgttggTCTACTAAAATATACTCTCATTTTTCATTGGGCCTGTGATAACCTAAGTAATGACACATgacagaaaacataaataatagGAAATCAAAAAGCCCTCTGCCTTGTCATTATAAccttaaatgcaaaatatcacACTGGGATGATTTTTGCTATTTGCTTACTTGTTTCGACCAATCTCCAGGTGTTAAAGCACAGCATTCAGCACAATTCTTCTCAGCATCTTGTGCCCCTTTATCTTCGTGCTGGTATCCACCACCAGAACAGTCTAGTTCCCTAAAgttttgtcttttgcttttttcatcttcttcaaGGTCTCTGTCCCTCGGTAACTCTTCAGGACGGGATTCTGCTGGCCCATGAGAAATCGCTCTGACCATATCATCCGGCTCCTCTGTCTTCTGGCAAAAGTCTTCTACCCCCGAAGTCCCGTGATGCTCAGACGACAGGCTGCTGCTGCGTGCGGGCACAGGTGTGGATACATCAGCCTTTGCATCCAATCCAACGGTAGGCTCTGATACTGCCATCAGCTCCGCGGGGATGCTGGCTGGCAGTCCCGCGTAGAACTCCTCTGTAACACCGCTGGTGGCAGAATCAAGGAGACATTCCACCCCAGCTGATAGCATCGGGGCAGCAGGAGGTCCGTTGTCTGGAGCTTTTCACGGCTTACCCTGAACACGAAAGCAACGTTAACTTCATAGAAAGGAATAACCCAGAGATTAAGAGAAAGGGCTCATTGTTCAAGATTCAAATGCGTGTTTAACAATGATACATCCAGCTATTTTTCTTAGGAGAGGAGCTGAGCAACATTTGAGCGCCCAGACAAAAGTTTCACTAACAAGAGCAGCGCACACAGGGATTGCTGAGGGGTCCTTTCGCATCGAGCCCTCTCCCAGCAGGCGCACCGCCAGCTGCAGATCGCTGAGCACACCTCGGGGCTGGCATCACCCCTCCATCAcccctgctccccctccccctgcaCTACAACCAACGCGCTCCGCCGCCTCCCGCAGGACCGGGACCCggggccagctcctgcaggctcctCCCTTGTTACCCCCCGGCCCCTGGGAGCCTGGGGCAGCTCCGCGCCCCGCTCCCGTGCTGGGGGCAGGCGGGGCGAGGCGAGGGGTCCCGCTCAGAGCGACCCTGCCCAAGGCTGcccgggcacccccagcccgtcccggccgggcccccccgGCGCCCACCCGCTCCCGTTACCTGcggcggccccgctccgctcctcccgccgcccccccgctcTGACCTCACTTCCCCATCCGGGCCGGGCTCGCAGCCGTTGCTACGGCCCCGCCTCCAGCCCCGGCTCGGCGGCGGCCGCCACCTGACGCGCGCCGGGCCCCGGATGCGGAAGCGGCCCTGAGGTGCCCGGGGGGCCTGGGGGAGGCGGCGGCACCCGGCGGGGGCTCGGCAGCGGCAGGTCAGCGCCCCGACAGCGGGGGGGAGCGGCTCGGGGCCCCCGCCTTTCTCCCCCGTCCCGTAGCGGCCGGGTGAGGAGCTGGGCCACCGGCCTGCGCGCTCCCGCCCCGCCTCCGTGACGGGGCCCTGAGCGCTCCGGGGCGGGCTGACCGGCAGCGGCCCTGCTCGCTGCACGCCCGGGCGGGGAGCGCAGTGCTTGTGGAGAGCTCCTCGGTCCTACGGAGTTTGTGGGAGCCCACAGGGCACGGCTTGTTCCTGCCCTGCGTGTGCGCTGTTCGGGAGGGCTGCTTGAAGGTTCCCCCGCACGCCTCGGGTTGATGTAGGAGCCTCTGCGCGCTCCGGAAGAGCACAGCTACAGCAAACGTGCTCTAGAAGTTGAAAAACTTGTCATGTAATTATGTATCTGTAGTCGTTACCGAAGAGGATCTCGTTACTGGTAGCTTTCAGTTTAAGCACGCTGCTAAAAAAACTACATTGTAGCAGTAAATGCCCTCTGTGGAAATATGCTTTGCTTACATTTCAAGTAGCAGGGGAAAAAACCGCGGTCGTTGATGCAATTGAAGTGTTTAATGCAAAGTGCCAAAACAGCCAATGTTTGCTTGGCCTCATCTGTGCGAGCAGCTGCCTGCCCTCTGCTGGCCCGAGCGCTGCGGCGCTGCTGTGCAATCGGCCAGGTGCGGAATCCGACGGCTGTGAAAGACGGAAAAAGCCGTGAGGAAGTAGGGGAACCCACTTGTGGTACAAGAGCGCACAGTACTGGGACGAAAAGAGAAGATACAGTTGGTAGTGGGTGTGAGTCTGGGTGTTCACTTTACTGCATTTAACACAGGGTTAGGAATTTATCCTTGAAATACAAAAGGTAGATCTTTAGAGAGCAGTGCTGGCTCTGATAGCAGCGCTGATAGAAGAGACATAATTTCTAAGCTTTTAGTTTGACATTTATTAAACTGTATAACGTGTCGTCAGCCTTTCAGGTGTGGCGTTCTTGACCATGTGGTGATGCAGTACCCTTTGTTCACACACAGAGTATACAGAATAATTTTGTAATAACAAGATGTTTGtccatgtttgttttcatttccatatTAGATATGCAAGATGTCTTCAACTGTTTTTACTCAAAGCAGCTGAGAAGAACTGGAATTCAAGATGAGAACCAATAAGGTGTACAAGCTCGTCATACACAAGAAGGGTTTTGGAGGCAGTGGTCAGTATCTCGTGGCTCTTAACAGTGTGACCAGTACTTTTTTACTTCAAATCAATGAACTGATTTGCTGATGCTATTAACAAAATGGTGAAGGTGGAATTTTGTTGTAGCAGTATCACCAGCCAGACTGTGGAAGGCTCTTTTCTAACAGTAAGGTAGAATAAAATTACATGTATTTCTCAGAAAGGAATGAAATTAGacctgtaaaataaaattgcttcattctatttctttcccttttgttttgttacttgTCTTTTAACCCTGTATTTCAGTGATTCGTAATTGACATGTCTGTCACTCTTAGTTAATGAATTATTTTGGCATGTAGGTAGGTATATGGTCAGAATTTATGTTTCTGTGAACTTAGAATATCATTTAGTGATTGTTCTCTAGTTGTAGGCTTAAAATCAGTGTGTTACTTAAGGTTGCTAAAAAGATTCTATAGACACCTACTTTCCTGCTGGTGCTTGTGATATGaaaagtacaaaagaaaattcttcttgCCTAGGAAAGGCCTGCTCTTTTGCTGAGCAAGTCTTTTGTGAAAGTCCTGTGATTTGAAAGTAGTTTTGGTCACAAGATTGGCCAGACTGCAGTGGCTGCATAGAGGCCATATCATGTCGTGAATGTGGCGCATTAGTGATGTGTTAATCCTGGGCTAGTGAATTTATGTTGAGCAAGCTAGTGTGTATAAATGTGTAAGTATCTGTGTTTGCTATATATTTGTTAACTGTAGTTTTCTGCATTCATTTATATCTTGAAGATGATGAACTGGTGGTGAATCCTAAAGTATTTCTTCAAATCAAGCTGGGAGATGTTGTGGAAATTGCACATCCCAATGATGAATACAGGTGAATTCTCTTTTTGCTGCTATTTGTTAGTGAAGTGTGGTTAGAATGTTGAAAGGGCATGTTCATGTACAGCAGCTCCTAGGTTTACAGGATAATTTTCTTGTAGAAATTTAGAGGATAAAATTCTTTTGGACTTGGATAACTTTGCTTCAGGAGGTTGCcacgtttgtttgttttttcttctaaataaaagtaaagagGATAACTGTAGTGGGAGCTCTTCCTCCAAGTTTGTGcaattctttgtgtttgttgtttgctgACCTTTCATAGGGCAAGTAGCACCTGAATGTGGAGAGGTCAATTACGTCTATTTTATTCATAGAGCTGCTGTTACCTAATGATTAGTCTTCCATTCTATAGTATCTCCTAGGCAAAATTAAAACTTCCTTGTTTGCtataaaaacacaaaccttCATTGTGAAGCTGCTCATATTGCAGCCTATGTCTGAAGAGGAGGAGTATATCTGTATGAGATTCTGAGATCTTGTGTGACTTACTTCCCCATTTAGAGTATCATCTTTACCTAAAGAGTACCTTATAGTTATAATAGGAAGAACATCTCAGGGTGACAGGCAGAGAGCATGGTGTATTGAAGCTTTCCAAAAAATACTAATGTTTCTGTTTAGCCTATCTCCTGCTCTATGTTACTAAACAGTTTTGAAAGTGATTTATCCAGAGTAGACTGTTGGTGTCTCAACtcatttaccttttttctttcttgcatgcTAGCCCCCTGCTCCTACAAGTGAAGTCACTGAAGGAAGATTTACAGAAAGGTAAATCTCTAGGCTCATGGTATGCGTAGTAAAATCACAGACAGTGGTTGTGTGATTGGACTGTATCTGTGATTGAGTAATGCACGTACTTCAGCTTGTTAAGATCATGGCTTTGTCTGGTTAGGGATGGAAGGATTATCATTTTTATCAAAAAGTGAAGAGCCAACTTTAAATCTGCTTTTGGTTGAGTTAATGTGAGGTAGAGTTTGAAAAAAGCcttaaatttttgtttctgtattgttTGTATGGCTACGtgtcttttcttcttgcagGAATTAATTCAGACTAAACTTTTCACTTATCTCCCCTGCTTGGATTTTAATGAATCTTAAATTGGGCAGTAGTTGAAAGAAGTTGTCTTTTGCTAAGGCCCTAAGTTTTCACACCAACCTATATTGCTTTTGTACTTGCAAATCACCTGGAACCTTTTCCATAagttcttttttctgtcttttctcatTGTTGTGGCAGAAACCATAAGTGTAGATCAGACTGTTGCACAGGTATTCCGTCTTCGGCCATACCAGGATGTCTATGTGAATGTTGTTGACCCAAAGGTATGTGGTTTTGAAACTTTTCCTATCTGTCCTGTCACTTAGCTCACATTGGGGCTTTGTGAATTTCTGTTTACAGTAGTGTTGTaaaaaaggccttttttttttttttttttttttaaaattgaaatggaTTTTGCCcttctttccaaagaaaataagttttgcGCAATTTCACTATTTGTATTTGTTATGGgactctttcttctctccccaccATCCCCACACTCTTGAAGCCTATGCACCTGCTTGATAAAAATTTAGAAACTACTAAAAATTTAGAAACTACATTTACACTCCAGAAATTGAAGATAAGcaagcagagagaaaggaaactgTAAGTGCCCCAATCAAAAGAAAAGCCATGGCATGGATTTGCGTTATTTCACACCAGAGAACCTTGCAAGAGAGGCATCTCTTGTAGATGTCCAACTAGCTAAAGGGCTTCAGTCAGTTTACCTTCAGTACAAGACAAAAACTTGCAGAAAGCTAGGTTTCCTTAATGTTATGAACAATGGAACTCATTTGTTCCCCTTGTGCTTTTAGTTTGCTTTGAGAGTTGTAGAACAGGTAATCCTGGTGCATTGTCTTGCAGCTTGCAGATGTTCCAGCTACATGCATAACTCTGGTGGTTGTTCTGATGGGGTTTACTTTTTGTGTTATGTCTGTTAGGAGTACTGAATTGCTCTAGAACAGCCCTGACTGTGCATTGGGTTCTTAGCGGAACAATTGAAGGGTGCTGTATtagaaacaaacagtaaaatttAAGCGCTTCCTTTTGTTTCCCAGGACGTGACCTTGGACTTGGTGGAGCTGACTTTTAAAGATCAGTATATTGGGCGTGGGGATATGTGGCGACTGAAGAAAAGTTTGGTAAGGCCTATGCAGTCCTCATGTGCAGGGTTGAGGAGGTTAcgtacatttttctttccttgctgtaaaagaaaataagctttttacaaaataaaaaaataaaaacaaaacaaaacaaaacaaaaaaaccttagAACAGGACCAGTGTCACCAACTCCTGAGGAATGAAAGCTTTAAGTAGGACATTAGAGTTGGAGAAATAAACATAAATGTTATAGAAAATAATAAGTTCCATCATTTCCTACTCTGTTGCAGTGATTTTAATTACTGCCTTGGGTACTGAAATGCTGCTGAGagttttttctcatgttctgAATTTTAGTGATTTACTGCCTTTGGAAGGAATTAAATCCAGCTGTTTTTCAAGTAGAAGTATGCTAACGTACCCTCTCTTGGATGATACTGCTTAATAATTAactatcagattttttttgtttctgtatctcTGAAGAGCAGTCTTCGATTTTTCTAGGGACGGTGAATTAGAGAAATGATTCCAATCAAATTTAGCATCTGttaaaaactattttccatGCTGCCTAGAAGAGGTTctagtttaaatgttttttatggCAGAAGTCTTGTGTTTGAGCGTTTTCCATTCTTTTGCAAATCTGTCTGCTCACTCCAAGCCTAATGTTCTTTTAACACCTGTAATTGTTCTTTCTTAGGTCAGCACATGTGCATATGTGACCCAAAAGGTGGAATTTGCAGGTATCAGGTCAGTGCATTATGTGCTTTATGCCTGGATATAGGAAAATACATAGAGTAACAGAGAAATCTATGCCCTAACTGGCAAGCATAAAGATATATGCTTTAAATGatggaaatgttaaaaatacttCCAAAGTCAGTGAAAAGAATATATTGTCAGTGAAAATCTACAGCTGCTATTCCTCTGAATGCATATTATTACTTACGACTTCAGATCAACGATGAGCATCTTCTGTGAAAAGTCAGTTTATTGTTCTCTTAATCTTCTGCAGACTTCTCTCTGCAGTGTGGGGGTGGGAAAGGCTTCTGTCTGGTTTGAGGTGGAAGAAACTAATGATAGGACAGCTAACCACACTTGCTGCTTCTGGTGAATACCAAATAATTTTTTGGTCACCTATTAGAATATTTCCCTCACTTCCCAAAAATTAGTAACAGCTCAGAAGGGGGTTGCTTCAGTTGCTGTTGAGATGACAAAGGGACAAGCAAGTGTGCAGATGCAGGAGGGAAcagctgtttaacatctttttgATTAAAGATGGCTTTCTATCTGAATAAACTTCTACTCTGCCTTCAAGTCATTCTTGAATGCATAATTTTGGTACATCCTTTATTTACTCAAATGTTGATTCTATAGTCTTCAGATTCACTCCAGCTAGTAAATATTATGAACTCTTTTTCTTCCAGGGCACAAGCAGGTGAATTGTGGGTTAAGAGTGAGAAAGTCACTTGTGGATACATCAGTGAGGATACCCGGGTAAGATTTCAGGGAGTAGGggaaagaaagtgttttttgtgtgtgtcgTCCCCCCGCCTTCATCCCAAGTTTCTTGTAATTCTGTCTTGCATACTGACGTGTTTGGATCATTTGAATGACTGTGTTGCAAGTTGAGAAATTACATCAAATTCAGGAGAATGAATGATGAGAAAATgtcaatgtttttttcattga
This genomic stretch from Anas acuta chromosome 17, bAnaAcu1.1, whole genome shotgun sequence harbors:
- the PRR14L gene encoding protein PRR14L gives rise to the protein MLSAGVECLLDSATSGVTEEFYAGLPASIPAELMAVSEPTVGLDAKADVSTPVPARSSSLSSEHHGTSGVEDFCQKTEEPDDMVRAISHGPAESRPEELPRDRDLEEDEKSKRQNFRELDCSGGGYQHEDKGAQDAEKNCAECCALTPGDWSKQEDPHLNQYKVKSSRSCCAEVAGSLKNKEENQANVQVTAEILPKPTEDIQGPKMKELGTYEKKEVSSLTANPSEYSTSICDCPLLSNVNIRRRHATKTEKTLCPMENQFLAHQSEFNGPVPGSKHLESLNKPPNTGLQSVATSVEETKTSVVSSQSEEKLLKKGDDLPPLIHKYVRKDGFQGTVKEKGVDFDSLNGIRNADSSGCVGFISDLIQVETTELKEQENRCGREGKETLEESLSDSKSRCVLAGKDMDVTLPEGGDCERKFKNACVEEKIEREIAPRKQLPIHPFLDGGDFRWALLEGTKESGSKMVPVSIENCENVFEEITRSNLNFSKEGKNTTKLAHLAGISQCSETVQDCQTENAPDTEISPEFPYNTTSPFYPSKNILSNSCKEASPNCVCHEVCVPYKLNAQSKDNLKKITGFQDTIPVYSVCKENKALGLERLDQVEKCQALKRKKKYEEMEVHLSEKAQQEKKSEYQVKAKVTLQPSILDSSELLCSSSTELVMARNTKFQGPSEEIFAFKSSENKLHSTLQELKRPKITPDTISSQFLKTQDSEMENLNLNLNYNGIPGAFGTTKKLRGPFPLKRQPGRTCKKVPTSYQVETVRKMKKNKSSTFLETPSEMPPSQENTLLKSLYFTCKPPTVEKEIAMRFVRMPRLSAKRCSLLNSLKCRKCTKEPALLSKLSAMASKLLAPAKSIHNIEPLPCSSEILPVAERYSQRRSKNLLEALSCINRNLHSRWADSWCTKMFSFQSLALYPVGSTKISFLDLSNNSPSSFLDTPLFPISFHIKLDSNPVTDLTGSTSRHSGHHRPVLGEMPAPPSKWTFSFLLSQSCLDAATFKEDSSLDNDLPSPLSVTTPGAVALHPNHRRNAVAERMGSCSMLGLHTVLALSSPGCYRIWTRRRNLTSRIPTVQRLFMSQFTQGLKGARYRTNVSDDLVSSLPYSLGRALSLWSQHGPSACPSEITPLHSNHCKWQPSVGIENSYAMLPHLPVQSMEALQTLGREISLEPSFLLPLPKSRLLPEALPSPPRLPASELQVPDLDEANTSIPACFRSQDNTELKKTEPEKRPKKVSQIRIRKTVPKPDPNLTPMGLPKPKRLKKKEFSLEEIYTNKNYKSPPPARSLETIFEEPKEKNGHLISISQQKRKRILEFQDFTLPRKRKARGKIKAVGSFTRAKRAALQSAELDALLSQKLMDLEAFFAKEAEQEQASVILGSHSAEYGPNQLL